The genomic DNA TCGGCAAGGAGATCATTGACATTGTGCTGGACAGGACACGCAAACTGGTGAGTCGTCATTCTGAAACAGGCCTCTAACTAGGGTTCTACACAGAACCTTTTTCATTCTAGAAGGTTCTTCAGAAACCTTCTCTATGGAAGAAAGCTTTTTAAAATGGTcaaagttctacctggaaccataaAGGGTTATCTTACAGGGacaagccgaagaaccctttatggttctaggTAGAACATGAAAACAGGTTCTCCATTCTCTTCTTACTGCTATAACATAAGATAACATCTAACAATGTTATTGTACCATTTCTCCATTCAGGCTGACCAGTGTACAGGTCTCCAGGGGTTCCTCATCTTCCACAGCTTCGGAGGAGGCACCGGTTCTGGTTTCACCTCCCTGCTGATGGAACGTCTGTCTGTCGACTACGGAAAGAAGTCTAAGCTTGAGTTTGCCGTTTACCCAGCTCCCCAGGTGTCCACGGCTGTGGTGGAGCCCTACAACTCCATCCTGACCACTCACACCACCCTGGAGCACTCCGACTGTGCCTTCATGGTGGACAATGAGGCCATCTATGACATCTGCCGTAGGAACCTTGACATTGAGCGTCCCTCGTACACCAACCTCAACAGGCTCATTGGTCAGATCGTCTCCTCCATCACTGCCTCCCTGCGTTTCGATGGAGCCCTGAATGTTgatctgacagagttccagaccAACTTGGTGCCCTACCCCCGTATCCACTTCCCTCTGGCCACATATGCCCCGGTCATCTCCGCTGAGAAGGCCTATCACGAGCAGCTGTCAGTCGCTGACATCACCAACGCCTGCTTCGAGCCGGCCAatcagatggtgaagtgtgaccCTCGTCACGGCAAATACATGGCCTGCTGTCTCCTGTACCGTGGTGACGTTGTTCCCAAAGATGTCAACTCTGCCATCGCTGCCATCAAAACCAAGAGGAGCATCCAGTTTGTGGACTGGTGTCCCACTGGCTTCAAGGTGGGTATCAACTACCAGCCCCCTACGGTGGTTCCTGGAGGAGACCTGGCCAAGGTCCAGAGGGCTGTGTGCATGCTGAGTAACACCACAGCCATCGCTGAGGCCTGGGCCCGTCTGGACCACAAGTTTGACCTGATGTATGCCAAGAGAGCCTTTGTACACTGGTACGTTGGTGAGGgcatggaggagggagagttCTCTGAGGCCAGAGAAGACATGGCAGCCCTGGAGAAGGATTATGAAGAGGTGGGCACTGACAGCGTgggagaagaggatgaggagggagaggaatatTAAAAGGCTAAAAACATGCTTTGCCACCCTACATTCCAACACTGTTGGAGTCCTACacttaacatgacagcaacacattcCCCACTGCAGTGTTAACAGTCTCTGTTACATCTCGTCATGTTGTGTGTATTCCCAATAAACGCATCGTAACAAACTCAACTGTATGTGGATGTTTTTAGACTCGAAGATGGTCTCTGATTGACTTTCAAATAAGCAGCTTGTGTTATATCAAGCTTTTATAAGGTTGCAGCTTCAAATAAGGGTTTTTAATGGTAGTGTCTGCTAGACTAGAACAGGCTTAATGTCTGCTAGACTAGAACAGGCTTTATGTCTGCTAGATTAGAACAGGCTTTATGTCTGCTAGATTAGAACAGGCTGCTAGATTAGAACAGGCTTTATGTCTGCTAGATTAGAACAGGCTTTATGTCTGCTAGATTAGAACAGGCTTTATGTCTGCTAGATTAGAACAGGCTTTATGTCTGCTAGATTAGAACAGGCTGCTAGATTAGAACAGGCTTTATGTCTGCTAGATTAGAACAGGCTTTATGTCTGCTAGATTAGAACAGGCTTTATGTCTGCTAGATTAGAACAGGCTGCTAGATTAGAACAGGCTGCTAGATTAGAACAGGCTGCTAGATTAGAACAGGCTTTAtgtctactagattagaacaggctTTAtgtctactagattagaacaggctTTATGTCTGCTAGATTAGAACAGGCTTTATGTCTGCTAGATTAGGACAGGCTTTATGTCTGCTAGATTAGAACAGGCTTTATGTCTGCTAGATTAGAACAGGCTTTATGTCTGCTAGATTAGAACAGGCTTTATGTCTGCTAGATTAGAACAGGCTTTGCAGGTATCCGTCCGGCTGGTATCGGTTTGTTAGGTattctagttgttagagcgttgggctggttaccgaaaggttgctagattgtaTCTCTGAGCTGACAGTGTAAAATACACCCAGAGTGTGGAAACGCGCTGCAgatgtttcctacttacaaagctgTTGTCTATCCGCGGTCACTATGACGATGAAGACTATAATAATACAATATTAAATGTGTCAGCTTTGTTTTGATGTTACTGTGCATATTTCAATAAGTGTTCTTTTCAGATGGGCTATattactgtttaaaaaaaataaaaaaataaaattgccTCTGAAATGAGTAGGACAAGACAATAGCTCTGCCATCCTTTAGACATTTCCTCATCGAGCCACTAGATGGGAGCAAAGACCACTAAATGACTGTGAGTGATTATTATCAACAGGCAGTGTGGCATCGAAATCGTATTAGGCAAacgcttcataaacaacaggtgttgcctaacagtgaaatgcctactttatttattattattatttatttactttatttgttattattatttatttactttatttgttattattatttatttactttatttgatattattatttatttactttatttgatattattatttatttactttatttgttattattattattatttatttactttatttgttattactattatttatttactttatggccttgatatagaagttgtttctcagtctctcggtcacagctttgatgcacctgtactgaccacgacttctggatgatagcgttTGTGAggtttaggtgacaagccaaatttcttcagcctcccgagtttgaagaggtgctgttgcaccttcttcacgatgctgtctgtgtgggtggaccatttcagtttgtcagtgatgtgtacaccgaggaacttaaaaactTTCCACCTCCaatgctgtcccgtcgatgtggatagtgggggggggggtgctccctctgctgtatCCTGAAGTACACGAtcctctcctttgttttgttgacgttgagagagaggttgtttttctgacaccacactctgagggccctcacctcttccctcAGGTGCTGCAGCACCAGAGACATTTGATTGCAATTGTAAACAAAAGAAAAGTGGAAAAGTTGTCAATCAACTGTAAAAAATGAGCGTAACAGAACCAGTTACAACTGAAGTATCTGATAAGAAATTAatttgagaaaaaaatatattagtTTACCACAACAGCCTCAATCATTCTAATGAACAAAATGGGAGAATGAGAGTTGTTTTCATTGTGAGCGGATCAAGTAAttgggcgtcactctaaagctGGAAgctggaataaacgagtcaggagtaggttttcttgattgaacacagttctctattgagggcatttggtcaacacaaacactccaacataatcaatgaaaatcttccaaggaaaaacatacatcttctccagatgaaacaggaacacaataggattatctttaaactacaacaaaaggTCACGGGATTGTCAccgtcttagtggttcttcctggatagctcctctctctcggtggccatcttccagagatagttttcccctcctccctctgctggttCCGTTCTCtctcttataggggaaggagagtatgtcattagtaccatcagctgtgcttaatttcctctggttaccttgtctcccatgcctcgTTGGGCTattatccatgagcccagcctgccctctggtggtccttccacatcaagcacagggcgcagcaggtctttattgtaaaggaccacaggttgaagctgggtccaggggcag from Oncorhynchus keta strain PuntledgeMale-10-30-2019 chromosome 7, Oket_V2, whole genome shotgun sequence includes the following:
- the LOC118374193 gene encoding tubulin alpha chain-like isoform X1: MMRECISMHVGQAGVQMGNACWELYCLEHGIQPDGQMPSDKTCGGGDDSFNTFFSETGAGKHVPRAIFVDLEPTVIDEVRTGIYRQLFHPEQLITGKEDAANNYARGHYTIGKEIIDIVLDRTRKLADQCTGLQGFLIFHSFGGGTGSGFTSLLMERLSVDYGKKSKLEFAVYPAPQVSTAVVEPYNSILTTHTTLEHSDCAFMVDNEAIYDICRRNLDIERPSYTNLNRLIGQIVSSITASLRFDGALNVDLTEFQTNLVPYPRIHFPLATYAPVISAEKAYHEQLSVADITNACFEPANQMVKCDPRHGKYMACCLLYRGDVVPKDVNSAIAAIKTKRSIQFVDWCPTGFKVGINYQPPTVVPGGDLAKVQRAVCMLSNTTAIAEAWARLDHKFDLMYAKRAFVHWYVGEGMEEGEFSEAREDMAALEKDYEEVGTDSVGEEDEEGEEY
- the LOC118374193 gene encoding tubulin alpha chain-like isoform X3 — its product is MRECISMHVGQAGVQMGNACWELYCLEHGIQPDGQMPSDKTCGGGDDSFNTFFSETGAGKHVPRAIFVDLEPTVIDEVRTGIYRQLFHPEQLITGKEDAANNYARGHYTIGKEIIDIVLDRTRKLADQCTGLQGFLIFHSFGGGTGSGFTSLLMERLSVDYGKKSKLEFAVYPAPQVSTAVVEPYNSILTTHTTLEHSDCAFMVDNEAIYDICRRNLDIERPSYTNLNRLIGQIVSSITASLRFDGALNVDLTEFQTNLVPYPRIHFPLATYAPVISAEKAYHEQLSVADITNACFEPANQMVKCDPRHGKYMACCLLYRGDVVPKDVNSAIAAIKTKRSIQFVDWCPTGFKVGINYQPPTVVPGGDLAKVQRAVCMLSNTTAIAEAWARLDHKFDLMYAKRAFVHWYVGEGMEEGEFSEAREDMAALEKDYEEVGTDSVGEEDEEGEEY